In Astatotilapia calliptera chromosome 20, fAstCal1.2, whole genome shotgun sequence, one genomic interval encodes:
- the LOC113013367 gene encoding ankyrin repeat domain-containing protein SOWAHB isoform X1, translating into MSDVSEESLLDYFYSAGGDSGRVKNADILRTFKPFIGHSDLQLRAKYREEFKLIIDRIAVVKSENGEKYLILKKKYRNLVQEREAKHLRPDGDRKRHLSPARTTTTSVQWEVTDAPTSTHHEKEEQDVPMSCGEADATAEDQRKGADPVHHSPRPPPAIQIHEAPEQSNAEDELDRDSGSKSESEQDEEGTGSMGSASVALDPLEKEWIYSAAGARVPDLSQLLRQDRALANKKDFTSGFTALHWAAKHGNEEMATLVVNAGGDVNIKSHGGYTPLHIAALHGHRHILDLLVGTYGAKENLRDYSGHLACHYLNIKEAEGPDEDCELQFQVTQARERNKNRKLASLFHSKKKWGSAEELAPIEEERTASHQLALPAFRPRKFSR; encoded by the exons ATGAGTGATGTGAGCGAAGAGTCGCTGCTGGATTATTTCTACTCGGCCGGGGGCGACTCAGGCAGAGTCAAAAATGCAGATATACTGAGGACATTTAAGCCTTTTATTGGGCACAGTGACTTGCAGTTACGTG ccaAATACCGAGAGGAATTCAAGCTAATCATTGACCGAATCGCTGTGGTGAAGTCTGAGAAT GGTGAGAAATATCTTATCCTCAAGAAGAAATACAGGAACTTGGTGCAAGAGCGAGAGGCCAAGCATCTTAGGCCAGATGGAGACCGAAAGAGACATCTGAGTCCAGcgagaacaacaacaacctcaGTGCAGTGGGAAGTGACAGATGCCCCGACATCTACTCATCATGAGAAGGAGGAACAAGATGTGCCAATGTCATGTGGAGAGGCTGACGCCACAGCAGAG GACCAGCGAAAAGGTGCAGACCCTGTGCACCACTCTCCACGGCCACCTCCTGCCATCCAGATCCATGAAGCCCCAGAGCAAAGCAACGCAGAGGATGAGCTGGACAGAGATTCTGGGTCAAAG tctgaGTCGGAGCAAGACGAGGAGGGTACAGGCAGTATGGGCTCTGCTTCTGTCGCT cTGGATCCTTTAGAGAAGGAGTGGATCTATTCTGCTGCCGGTGCTCGAGTCCCTGACCTCTCTCAGCTGCTCAGACAGGACCGCGCACTGGCAAACAAGAAG GATTTCACTTCAG GTTTT ACAGCTCTGCACTGGGCTGCCAAACATGGCAATGAGGAAATGGCCACACTCGTGGTTAATGCCGGTGGCGATGTCAACATTAAATCa CAC GGG GGATACACACCTTTACACATCGCAGCGTTACATGGACATCGGCACATTCTTGACCTGCTCGTAGGGACATACG GGGCTAAAGAAAACTTGCGGGACTACAGTGGTCATCTTGCCTGCCATTATCTTAACATCAAAGAAGCAGAAGGTCCAGATGAAGACTGTGAGCTAC AGTTTCAAGTAACTCAGGCCAGGGAGCGGAACAAGAACAGGAAGTTGGCATCGTTGTTTCACTCCAAGAAGAAGTGGGGGTCAGCAGAGGAGCTGGCTCCGATAGAGGAGGAGAGGACAGCGTCACATCAGCTCGCACTTCCTGCTTTTAGACCCAGAAAATTCTCCCGCTGA
- the LOC113013367 gene encoding ankyrin repeat domain-containing protein SOWAHB isoform X2, producing the protein MSDVSEESLLDYFYSAGGDSGRVKNADILRTFKPFIGHSDLQLRAKYREEFKLIIDRIAVVKSENGEKYLILKKKYRNLVQEREAKHLRPDGDRKRHLSPARTTTTSVQWEVTDAPTSTHHEKEEQDVPMSCGEADATAEDQRKGADPVHHSPRPPPAIQIHEAPEQSNAEDELDRDSGSKSESEQDEEGTGSMGSASVALDPLEKEWIYSAAGARVPDLSQLLRQDRALANKKDFTSGTALHWAAKHGNEEMATLVVNAGGDVNIKSHGGYTPLHIAALHGHRHILDLLVGTYGAKENLRDYSGHLACHYLNIKEAEGPDEDCELQFQVTQARERNKNRKLASLFHSKKKWGSAEELAPIEEERTASHQLALPAFRPRKFSR; encoded by the exons ATGAGTGATGTGAGCGAAGAGTCGCTGCTGGATTATTTCTACTCGGCCGGGGGCGACTCAGGCAGAGTCAAAAATGCAGATATACTGAGGACATTTAAGCCTTTTATTGGGCACAGTGACTTGCAGTTACGTG ccaAATACCGAGAGGAATTCAAGCTAATCATTGACCGAATCGCTGTGGTGAAGTCTGAGAAT GGTGAGAAATATCTTATCCTCAAGAAGAAATACAGGAACTTGGTGCAAGAGCGAGAGGCCAAGCATCTTAGGCCAGATGGAGACCGAAAGAGACATCTGAGTCCAGcgagaacaacaacaacctcaGTGCAGTGGGAAGTGACAGATGCCCCGACATCTACTCATCATGAGAAGGAGGAACAAGATGTGCCAATGTCATGTGGAGAGGCTGACGCCACAGCAGAG GACCAGCGAAAAGGTGCAGACCCTGTGCACCACTCTCCACGGCCACCTCCTGCCATCCAGATCCATGAAGCCCCAGAGCAAAGCAACGCAGAGGATGAGCTGGACAGAGATTCTGGGTCAAAG tctgaGTCGGAGCAAGACGAGGAGGGTACAGGCAGTATGGGCTCTGCTTCTGTCGCT cTGGATCCTTTAGAGAAGGAGTGGATCTATTCTGCTGCCGGTGCTCGAGTCCCTGACCTCTCTCAGCTGCTCAGACAGGACCGCGCACTGGCAAACAAGAAG GATTTCACTTCA GGT ACAGCTCTGCACTGGGCTGCCAAACATGGCAATGAGGAAATGGCCACACTCGTGGTTAATGCCGGTGGCGATGTCAACATTAAATCa CAC GGG GGATACACACCTTTACACATCGCAGCGTTACATGGACATCGGCACATTCTTGACCTGCTCGTAGGGACATACG GGGCTAAAGAAAACTTGCGGGACTACAGTGGTCATCTTGCCTGCCATTATCTTAACATCAAAGAAGCAGAAGGTCCAGATGAAGACTGTGAGCTAC AGTTTCAAGTAACTCAGGCCAGGGAGCGGAACAAGAACAGGAAGTTGGCATCGTTGTTTCACTCCAAGAAGAAGTGGGGGTCAGCAGAGGAGCTGGCTCCGATAGAGGAGGAGAGGACAGCGTCACATCAGCTCGCACTTCCTGCTTTTAGACCCAGAAAATTCTCCCGCTGA
- the LOC113013367 gene encoding uncharacterized protein LOC113013367 isoform X3 produces the protein MSDVSEESLLDYFYSAGGDSGRVKNADILRTFKPFIGHSDLQLRAKYREEFKLIIDRIAVVKSENGEKYLILKKKYRNLVQEREAKHLRPDGDRKRHLSPARTTTTSVQWEVTDAPTSTHHEKEEQDVPMSCGEADATAEDQRKGADPVHHSPRPPPAIQIHEAPEQSNAEDELDRDSGSKSESEQDEEGTGSMGSASVALDPLEKEWIYSAAGARVPDLSQLLRQDRALANKKDFTSGSLMAFLSSCSPHYVGLRFCRDGLPLPHSLQLCTGLPNMAMRKWPHSWLMPVAMSTLNHTGDTHLYTSQRYMDIGTFLTCS, from the exons ATGAGTGATGTGAGCGAAGAGTCGCTGCTGGATTATTTCTACTCGGCCGGGGGCGACTCAGGCAGAGTCAAAAATGCAGATATACTGAGGACATTTAAGCCTTTTATTGGGCACAGTGACTTGCAGTTACGTG ccaAATACCGAGAGGAATTCAAGCTAATCATTGACCGAATCGCTGTGGTGAAGTCTGAGAAT GGTGAGAAATATCTTATCCTCAAGAAGAAATACAGGAACTTGGTGCAAGAGCGAGAGGCCAAGCATCTTAGGCCAGATGGAGACCGAAAGAGACATCTGAGTCCAGcgagaacaacaacaacctcaGTGCAGTGGGAAGTGACAGATGCCCCGACATCTACTCATCATGAGAAGGAGGAACAAGATGTGCCAATGTCATGTGGAGAGGCTGACGCCACAGCAGAG GACCAGCGAAAAGGTGCAGACCCTGTGCACCACTCTCCACGGCCACCTCCTGCCATCCAGATCCATGAAGCCCCAGAGCAAAGCAACGCAGAGGATGAGCTGGACAGAGATTCTGGGTCAAAG tctgaGTCGGAGCAAGACGAGGAGGGTACAGGCAGTATGGGCTCTGCTTCTGTCGCT cTGGATCCTTTAGAGAAGGAGTGGATCTATTCTGCTGCCGGTGCTCGAGTCCCTGACCTCTCTCAGCTGCTCAGACAGGACCGCGCACTGGCAAACAAGAAG GATTTCACTTCA GGT AGTCTAATGGCCTTTCTCTCTTCCTGTTCTCCTCATTACGTGGGCCTCCGTTTCTGCCGTGATGGACTTCCCCTGCCACACAGTTT ACAGCTCTGCACTGGGCTGCCAAACATGGCAATGAGGAAATGGCCACACTCGTGGTTAATGCCGGTGGCGATGTCAACATTAAATCa CAC GGG GGATACACACCTTTACACATCGCAGCGTTACATGGACATCGGCACATTCTTGACCTGCTCGTAG